In Salana multivorans, a single genomic region encodes these proteins:
- a CDS encoding alpha-hydroxy acid oxidase: MSATPRVRRQLPRPADLAPLLRLRPFEPDGTKRRLSRALTIADLRTLAARRTPRSVFDYTDGAAESEISLRRARRTFANLELRPSILHDVSVVDTTTPMLGRPAALPFSFAPTGFTRMMQTEGESAVVRVAERAGIPYALSTMGTTSIEDVAAAGPGARRWFQLYVWKDRSRAEDLMARARAAGYEALVLTVDVPVAGARLRDARNGFSFPPQLSVKTFLDGATHPNWWIDLLTTPTYSFASLDSWDGTIAELLDTLFDPSMTMADLEWVRANWDGPLVIKGIQTLEDARRVSAAGADAIVISNHGGRQLDRAPVPLRLVPDARAAVGDETEVWMDTGIMSGADIVAAIALGAHATMVGRAYLYGLMAGGERGVERAVEILRSEITRTMRLLGVNAVSELGPQHVRLP, encoded by the coding sequence GTGTCAGCAACCCCACGCGTCCGGCGTCAGCTCCCGCGTCCCGCGGACCTCGCCCCGCTCCTGCGGCTGCGGCCGTTCGAGCCGGACGGGACGAAGCGCCGCCTGTCCCGGGCGCTGACGATCGCTGACCTGCGGACCCTCGCCGCGCGCCGCACACCCCGCTCGGTGTTCGACTACACCGACGGGGCGGCGGAGTCGGAGATCTCGCTGCGTCGCGCGCGACGCACGTTCGCGAACCTCGAGCTGCGCCCGTCGATCCTGCACGACGTCTCCGTCGTCGACACGACCACGCCGATGCTCGGCCGGCCGGCCGCGCTCCCGTTCTCGTTCGCGCCGACCGGCTTCACCCGGATGATGCAGACGGAGGGCGAGAGCGCCGTCGTCCGCGTCGCCGAGCGCGCCGGCATCCCGTACGCGCTCTCGACCATGGGCACGACGTCGATCGAGGACGTCGCCGCCGCCGGCCCCGGGGCGCGCCGGTGGTTCCAGCTCTACGTCTGGAAGGACCGCTCGCGGGCCGAGGACCTCATGGCCCGCGCGCGTGCGGCCGGCTACGAGGCGCTCGTCCTCACCGTCGACGTGCCCGTCGCCGGCGCCCGGCTGCGCGACGCGCGCAACGGCTTCTCGTTCCCGCCCCAGCTCTCGGTCAAGACGTTCCTCGACGGCGCGACCCACCCCAACTGGTGGATCGACCTGCTCACGACGCCCACCTACTCGTTCGCCTCGCTGGACTCCTGGGACGGCACCATCGCCGAGCTGCTGGACACGCTGTTCGACCCGTCGATGACGATGGCCGACCTCGAGTGGGTCCGAGCGAACTGGGACGGGCCGCTCGTCATCAAGGGCATCCAGACGCTGGAGGACGCCCGCCGCGTCTCCGCCGCGGGTGCGGACGCGATCGTGATCTCCAACCACGGCGGACGCCAGCTCGACCGCGCGCCCGTCCCGCTGCGCCTCGTCCCGGACGCCCGCGCCGCGGTCGGGGACGAGACCGAGGTCTGGATGGACACCGGCATCATGTCGGGCGCCGACATCGTCGCGGCGATCGCACTCGGCGCGCACGCGACGATGGTCGGGCGCGCGTACCTGTACGGGCTCATGGCCGGCGGGGAGCGGGGCGTCGAGCGCGCCGTCGAGATCCTGCGCTCCGAGATCACCCGGACGATGCGCCTGCTCGGCGTCAACGCCGTGAGCGAGCTCGGGCCGCAGCACGTGCGACTGCCCTGA
- a CDS encoding SDR family oxidoreductase, translating to MILDAFTLDGKVALVTGGGRGLGLGFSTALAQAGADVVILDRSGSPEAVEAVEALGRRAWSVQADLLAATPEQVQDLVTQVAGEAGRLDIVVNNAGIIRREPAIDFTRANWDEVIDLNLSKVFYLSQAAARVMIDQAGGLDAVRAAGESGGGRERSIGKIINIASMLSYQGGKIVPSYTASKSGVAGLTRALASEWAPLGINVNAIAPGYFATDNTAQLRANPERSAEILGRIPAGRWGRPTDLQGVAVFLATAASDYVDGTTIPVDGGWLTR from the coding sequence ATGATCCTGGACGCATTCACTCTCGACGGGAAGGTCGCCCTCGTCACGGGCGGCGGCCGGGGCCTCGGCCTCGGGTTCTCCACCGCGCTCGCGCAGGCCGGCGCCGACGTCGTGATCCTCGACCGGTCCGGCTCCCCCGAGGCCGTCGAGGCCGTCGAGGCGCTGGGCCGGCGCGCCTGGTCGGTTCAGGCCGACCTCCTCGCCGCGACCCCCGAGCAGGTCCAGGACCTGGTCACCCAGGTCGCGGGCGAGGCGGGGCGGCTGGACATCGTCGTCAACAACGCGGGCATCATCCGGCGCGAGCCCGCGATCGACTTCACCAGGGCGAACTGGGACGAGGTCATCGACCTCAACCTCTCCAAGGTCTTCTACCTGTCCCAGGCCGCGGCCCGCGTCATGATCGACCAGGCCGGTGGCCTGGACGCCGTGCGCGCCGCCGGCGAGAGCGGCGGCGGGCGGGAGCGCTCGATCGGGAAGATCATCAACATCGCCTCGATGCTGTCCTACCAGGGCGGCAAGATCGTCCCGTCCTACACGGCCTCCAAGTCCGGCGTCGCCGGACTCACCCGGGCGCTGGCGTCGGAGTGGGCTCCCCTGGGGATCAACGTCAACGCGATCGCCCCGGGCTACTTCGCGACCGACAACACCGCCCAGCTGCGCGCCAACCCCGAGCGCAGCGCCGAGATCCTCGGCCGCATCCCGGCCGGCCGCTGGGGCCGACCCACGGACCTCCAGGGCGTCGCCGTCTTCCTCGCCACCGCCGCGAGCGACTACGTCGACGGCACCACCATCCCCGTCGACGGCGGCTGGCTCACCCGCTGA
- the kduI gene encoding 5-dehydro-4-deoxy-D-glucuronate isomerase has translation MSVTRLWSTHPDDVARLGTQELRERFVLSGLFTPGEVTWGYAHDDRLLVGGVLVEDGSPVTLEAPEIIKAEYLLERRELGLVGLAGEVTVTADDETFALGAHDVVYLPLGTRDVTLSGAGAVYLVSAPAHARLTAAKAGRDEVEALHLGELVTSNERTIRKYIHADGIASNQLVLGITTLAPGSVWNTMPPHVHPRRTEVYLYDGLGDEVLVHLMGEPGNTRHLLLHDRDAVVSPPWSIHTASGTGAYTFVWAMAGENIDYTDVTGITPGDLR, from the coding sequence ATGTCTGTCACCCGCCTGTGGAGCACCCACCCCGACGACGTCGCCCGGCTGGGCACGCAGGAGCTGCGGGAGCGGTTCGTGCTGTCGGGGCTGTTCACCCCGGGCGAGGTGACGTGGGGGTACGCGCACGACGACCGGCTGCTCGTCGGTGGCGTCCTGGTCGAGGACGGCTCGCCCGTCACGCTCGAGGCGCCGGAGATCATCAAGGCGGAGTACCTGCTCGAGCGCCGGGAGCTCGGCCTGGTCGGTCTCGCCGGGGAGGTGACGGTCACGGCCGACGACGAGACGTTCGCCCTCGGCGCCCACGACGTCGTCTACCTCCCGCTCGGCACCCGCGACGTCACGCTGTCCGGCGCGGGCGCGGTCTACCTGGTCTCGGCACCGGCACACGCGCGGCTCACGGCGGCCAAGGCGGGCCGGGACGAGGTCGAGGCGCTGCACCTCGGCGAGCTGGTGACCTCCAACGAGCGGACCATCCGCAAGTACATCCACGCCGACGGGATCGCGTCGAACCAGCTCGTCCTCGGGATCACGACCCTGGCTCCGGGCAGCGTGTGGAACACCATGCCCCCGCACGTGCACCCGCGTCGCACGGAGGTCTACCTCTACGACGGCCTCGGCGACGAGGTCCTGGTCCACCTCATGGGCGAGCCCGGCAACACCCGCCACCTGCTCCTGCACGACCGCGACGCCGTCGTCTCCCCGCCCTGGTCGATCCACACCGCCTCGGGCACCGGCGCCTACACGTTCGTCTGGGCGATGGCCGGCGAGAACATCGACTACACCGACGTCACCGGCATCACGCCGGGCGACCTGCGCTGA
- a CDS encoding IclR family transcriptional regulator — translation MEKDAASPVESIDRALVVLSQLAAAGTDGLSLGQLADRLGVHKTTVHRALAALRFRDFVAQDPGSGLYRLGAAAVTLGDAYYAGDNLAASLHPALVALSREVDELVHLGTLAGAQIVYLDKVEPDRPVRVWSAVGRRMPAATTALGRAMLMDRGLSAEALAPYLAADGSGGLSGDRLADVLATARARGFASECEENEPGIACVALPLERAGAAVAAVSVTAPRERMSDERMAEVADDFRRVLPGLLPPGLVVRGGV, via the coding sequence GTGGAGAAGGACGCCGCCTCGCCCGTCGAGAGCATCGACCGCGCCCTCGTCGTGCTGTCCCAGCTCGCCGCGGCGGGGACCGACGGCCTGAGCCTCGGACAGCTCGCCGATCGCCTCGGCGTCCACAAGACCACCGTCCACCGCGCCCTCGCCGCGCTCCGGTTCCGCGACTTCGTCGCCCAGGACCCCGGCTCCGGCCTCTACCGGCTCGGTGCGGCGGCGGTGACGCTCGGCGACGCGTACTACGCGGGCGACAACCTCGCGGCCTCGCTCCACCCGGCCCTCGTCGCGCTGTCCCGGGAGGTCGACGAGCTCGTCCACCTCGGGACGCTCGCCGGAGCGCAGATCGTCTACCTCGACAAGGTCGAGCCGGATCGACCCGTCCGGGTGTGGTCGGCGGTCGGGCGCCGGATGCCCGCCGCGACGACCGCGCTCGGCCGAGCCATGCTCATGGACCGCGGGCTGTCGGCGGAGGCGCTCGCGCCGTATCTCGCGGCCGACGGCTCGGGCGGCCTCTCCGGGGACCGGCTCGCCGACGTCCTCGCGACGGCCCGCGCGCGCGGCTTCGCCTCGGAGTGCGAGGAGAACGAGCCGGGCATCGCCTGCGTCGCCCTGCCGCTCGAGCGCGCGGGGGCCGCGGTCGCCGCGGTCAGCGTCACGGCGCCGCGCGAGCGGATGTCGGACGAGCGGATGGCCGAGGTCGCGGACGACTTCCGCCGCGTCCTGCCCGGTCTTCTCCCGCCGGGCCTCGTGGTCCGCGGGGGCGTCTGA
- the eda gene encoding bifunctional 4-hydroxy-2-oxoglutarate aldolase/2-dehydro-3-deoxy-phosphogluconate aldolase, translated as MDVLSQLEQATLVPVVVIDDAADADGLAQALVTGGLPVAEVTFRTAAAPEAIRVMAERGDVVIGAGTVLTPDQVDQAVAAGARYVVSPGLSRAVVERAQEHGILALPGCVTATEIQAALELGLSTVKFFPAGTSGGAPAIKALSAPFGGVSFVPTGGVSAANLADYLAIPAVKAVGGSWMVPQKMVAAHEFDAITALTAEAVALAASLRPRA; from the coding sequence ATGGACGTTCTCTCCCAGCTCGAGCAGGCCACGCTCGTCCCCGTCGTCGTCATCGACGACGCGGCCGACGCCGACGGCCTCGCCCAGGCCCTCGTGACCGGCGGCCTGCCCGTCGCCGAGGTGACCTTCCGCACCGCGGCGGCGCCCGAGGCGATCCGGGTGATGGCCGAGCGCGGCGACGTCGTCATCGGCGCCGGCACGGTCCTCACCCCCGACCAGGTCGACCAGGCCGTCGCCGCCGGCGCGCGCTACGTCGTCTCGCCCGGGCTCTCCCGCGCGGTGGTCGAGCGCGCGCAGGAGCACGGCATCCTCGCCCTCCCCGGCTGCGTCACCGCGACGGAGATCCAGGCGGCGCTCGAGCTCGGCCTCAGCACGGTCAAGTTCTTCCCGGCCGGCACCTCCGGCGGCGCCCCGGCGATCAAGGCGCTCTCCGCCCCGTTCGGCGGCGTCTCGTTCGTCCCGACGGGTGGGGTCAGCGCCGCCAACCTCGCCGACTACCTCGCGATCCCGGCGGTCAAGGCCGTCGGCGGGTCGTGGATGGTCCCGCAGAAGATGGTCGCCGCCCACGAGTTCGACGCGATCACGGCGCTGACGGCCGAGGCCGTCGCCCTCGCCGCCTCCCTGCGCCCGCGCGCCTGA
- a CDS encoding sugar kinase, whose amino-acid sequence MSTLPPEVAALDLKPAADCRYDVVSLGEVMLRLDPGEGRIRTARSFRAWEGGGEYNVARGLRRAFGLRGAIVTALADNEVGRLVEDLILTGGLDTEFVQWRAYDGIGRTVRNGLNFTERGFGVRGAVGVSDRGHTAASQLGPDDVDWDRLFGEYGVRWLHTGGIYAALSETSAETVLAAVTKAKEYGTVVSYDLNYRPSLWKSIGGIDKAREVNRAIAPHIDVMIGNEEDFTASLGFEIEGTDIHGGEELEVDKFAAMIRTAAAEFPNFKVIGTTMRGVRTATINDWGAIAWSPATGVLESIHRPNLEIMDRVGGGDSFASGLVYGLLDGQPLQVALDYGAAHGALAMTTPGDTTMVTKAEVLKLAGGGSARVDR is encoded by the coding sequence ATGAGCACGCTCCCCCCCGAGGTCGCCGCCCTCGACCTCAAGCCCGCCGCCGACTGCCGCTACGACGTCGTCTCCCTCGGCGAGGTCATGCTCCGCCTCGACCCGGGCGAGGGGCGCATCCGGACCGCCCGCAGCTTCCGCGCCTGGGAGGGCGGCGGCGAGTACAACGTCGCCCGCGGCCTGCGCCGGGCGTTCGGCCTGCGCGGCGCCATCGTGACGGCGCTGGCGGACAACGAGGTCGGCCGCCTCGTCGAGGACCTCATCCTCACGGGCGGGCTCGACACCGAGTTCGTCCAGTGGCGCGCGTACGACGGCATCGGCCGCACCGTCCGCAACGGCCTCAACTTCACCGAGCGCGGCTTCGGCGTGCGCGGTGCCGTCGGCGTCTCCGACCGCGGCCACACGGCGGCGTCGCAGCTCGGGCCGGACGACGTCGACTGGGACCGGCTGTTCGGCGAGTACGGCGTCCGCTGGCTCCACACGGGCGGGATCTACGCCGCGCTGTCGGAGACGTCGGCCGAGACGGTGCTCGCCGCCGTGACGAAGGCCAAGGAGTACGGGACGGTCGTCTCCTACGACCTCAACTACCGCCCGTCGCTGTGGAAGTCCATCGGCGGCATCGACAAGGCGCGCGAGGTCAACCGCGCGATCGCGCCGCACATCGACGTCATGATCGGCAACGAGGAGGACTTCACGGCCTCCCTCGGCTTCGAGATCGAGGGCACCGACATCCACGGCGGCGAGGAGCTGGAGGTGGACAAGTTCGCGGCGATGATCCGGACCGCCGCTGCGGAGTTCCCGAACTTCAAGGTCATCGGCACGACGATGCGGGGCGTCAGGACCGCGACGATCAACGACTGGGGCGCCATCGCCTGGTCCCCGGCGACCGGCGTGCTCGAGTCCATCCACCGACCGAACCTCGAGATCATGGATCGCGTCGGCGGCGGCGACTCGTTCGCCTCGGGCCTCGTCTACGGGCTGCTCGACGGTCAGCCGCTCCAGGTCGCGCTCGACTACGGGGCGGCCCACGGCGCGCTCGCGATGACGACGCCCGGCGACACCACCATGGTGACCAAGGCCGAGGTGCTCAAGCTGGCCGGCGGCGGCTCGGCCCGCGTCGACCGCTGA
- a CDS encoding NAD-dependent epimerase/dehydratase family protein — protein sequence MRLLLTGSNGFLGTRIAQDAVARGWEVLGLGRAARPNPASPVAGYLSHDLAYPLTEPVADGAIERSIAARLSGPVDAVVHAAALASPFAPPEDYIAANVRGTEHVAAWAERYGRREHGEPLPLVYVSSSSVVYRDADQLDLTEDAPTPPLREQVNDYSRTKLLGERVAQRYRGRSVVLRPRAIIGAGDTVLMPRILRLAERGVLPVLEPRSGPRVVVDLSDVGTVAHYVTQALAREATGTYHLTNAEPVELYPFALDLLDRLGVRARTVRVDPRLLRAVAGASERFSARFLGYREPPITRFGVSVLSRSKTFDVTRALTDLGAPAVSLARSVEEIVAEHRAGPA from the coding sequence GTGCGTCTCCTCCTCACCGGCTCGAACGGCTTCCTCGGCACGCGGATCGCGCAGGACGCGGTCGCCCGCGGCTGGGAGGTGCTCGGCCTCGGCCGCGCGGCCCGGCCGAACCCGGCGAGCCCGGTCGCCGGCTACCTGTCGCACGACCTCGCCTACCCGCTGACCGAGCCGGTCGCCGACGGCGCGATCGAGCGCTCGATCGCCGCCCGCCTGAGCGGGCCGGTCGACGCCGTCGTCCATGCCGCCGCGCTCGCGAGCCCGTTCGCGCCGCCCGAGGACTACATCGCCGCGAACGTCCGCGGGACCGAGCACGTCGCCGCGTGGGCCGAGCGGTACGGGCGACGCGAGCACGGCGAGCCGCTGCCGCTGGTCTACGTCTCGAGCTCCTCGGTCGTCTACCGCGACGCCGACCAGCTCGACCTCACCGAGGACGCCCCGACGCCGCCCCTGCGCGAGCAGGTCAACGACTACTCCCGCACGAAGCTCCTCGGCGAACGGGTCGCCCAGCGCTACCGGGGCCGCTCCGTCGTCCTGCGTCCCCGCGCCATCATCGGGGCCGGCGACACCGTCCTCATGCCGCGCATCCTCCGGCTCGCGGAGCGCGGCGTCCTGCCCGTGCTGGAGCCGCGCTCGGGGCCGCGCGTCGTCGTCGACCTGAGCGACGTCGGGACGGTGGCGCACTACGTGACGCAGGCGCTCGCGCGCGAGGCGACGGGCACCTACCACCTGACGAACGCGGAGCCGGTCGAGCTGTACCCCTTCGCGCTCGACCTGCTCGACCGCCTCGGCGTCCGCGCCAGGACCGTGCGCGTCGACCCGCGGCTGCTGCGCGCCGTCGCGGGCGCGAGCGAGCGGTTCTCGGCCCGGTTCCTCGGCTACCGCGAGCCCCCGATCACCCGGTTCGGCGTCTCCGTCCTGTCCCGCTCGAAGACGTTCGACGTCACCCGCGCGCTCACCGACCTCGGAGCTCCGGCCGTGTCGCTCGCGCGGTCGGTCGAGGAGATCGTGGCCGAGCACCGGGCGGGTCCGGCGTGA
- a CDS encoding glycosyltransferase, producing MRSPGATRWWATATVLLGALSVARLALARRAVAEERELAGTPASFAADEVDVLVPIRSGDELLARRLAASVATLPSARVHLLVDDDDRDGCRVAAAIAAGGADADDDLAAAPAAEPRVAADVRVEVFGPPAPGRNPKVDKLAAAVARIEAAGGTRAVLVQLDDDTALPPGGLPGLLRGLDRGGLATAIPVYLEQGTAWSRLVAGFVNGSALTTYLPLARLGPPVSVNGMALAMRARDLAAVGGYDAIAGATCDDYALARAFRRAGLGIVQTAQPVLLATTVAGPGEYARLMRRWLLFAQEVVRRDASIRLVALAGLPAALPLAAVVLAGLSPRPCRALAVAGGVVVASQAGTWWLRRDLWRTTLRAPGAPGDGGPSPRGLAAEVVAALLTPVHLLGTLGSRTVTWRGRRVRVGVGE from the coding sequence GTGAGGTCGCCCGGCGCGACACGGTGGTGGGCGACCGCGACCGTGCTGCTCGGGGCGCTGTCCGTCGCCCGCCTCGCGCTCGCGCGGCGCGCCGTCGCCGAGGAGCGCGAGCTGGCCGGGACGCCCGCGTCGTTCGCGGCGGACGAGGTCGACGTCCTCGTGCCGATCCGCTCCGGTGACGAGCTGCTGGCCCGACGACTGGCCGCGTCCGTCGCGACGCTGCCGTCCGCGCGGGTCCACCTGCTCGTCGACGACGACGACCGTGATGGCTGCCGCGTCGCCGCGGCGATCGCGGCGGGCGGGGCTGACGCGGACGACGACCTCGCCGCGGCCCCCGCCGCCGAGCCCCGCGTCGCCGCCGACGTCCGGGTCGAGGTGTTCGGCCCGCCAGCTCCGGGGCGCAACCCGAAGGTCGACAAGCTCGCGGCGGCCGTCGCGCGGATCGAGGCGGCCGGCGGGACGCGAGCGGTCCTCGTCCAGCTCGACGACGACACGGCCCTCCCGCCCGGCGGCCTCCCGGGCCTGCTGCGCGGCCTCGACCGCGGCGGGCTGGCGACGGCCATCCCGGTCTACCTGGAGCAGGGCACGGCGTGGTCGCGGCTCGTCGCTGGGTTCGTCAACGGCTCCGCGCTCACGACGTACCTCCCGCTCGCGCGGCTCGGCCCGCCGGTGAGCGTCAACGGCATGGCCCTCGCCATGCGCGCGCGCGACCTCGCGGCGGTCGGCGGGTACGACGCGATCGCGGGCGCGACCTGTGACGACTACGCGCTCGCCCGCGCGTTCCGGCGCGCCGGCCTGGGGATCGTCCAGACCGCGCAGCCGGTGCTCCTGGCGACGACGGTCGCCGGGCCGGGGGAGTACGCCCGGCTGATGCGCCGGTGGCTGCTGTTCGCGCAGGAGGTGGTCCGGCGGGACGCGTCGATCCGTCTCGTCGCGCTCGCCGGCCTCCCGGCGGCGCTGCCCCTCGCCGCCGTCGTGCTGGCGGGGCTGAGCCCGCGGCCCTGCCGGGCGCTCGCGGTCGCGGGCGGCGTCGTCGTCGCCTCCCAGGCCGGGACGTGGTGGCTGCGCCGCGACCTGTGGCGGACGACGCTGCGCGCTCCGGGTGCGCCGGGCGACGGCGGCCCGAGCCCGCGGGGCCTCGCGGCCGAGGTGGTCGCGGCGCTGCTGACGCCGGTGCACCTGCTCGGGACGCTGGGCTCGCGCACCGTCACGTGGCGCGGTCGGCGGGTGCGCGTGGGGGTCGGGGAGTGA
- a CDS encoding glycosyltransferase, with product MRVLLAAPPFAGHLHPVLELAVGLRRRGHDVVVTTGAGRADLVRGVGLDVEPLFPDDPEAFERVANPGVRVGSHPVRLTRQLRANLALLPRARAELDAITERVRPDVVVADFTAPVAGYAALDRGIPWVTVCPSPCAIETRTGTPSYLGGWRPPRTALGRARDAVGRRAVRLGKLGMQRALARDFEQAGARVYREDGSEYAYSPHAILGLGMSEVELPRDWPAAFRMVGPLTASPVRVPPVELPSLPPGRSRVLVTLGTHLDWAKRDLLARVRALRDRVAGLDVVVGLGDAAGGRGLTVVEPGLAVVGYVDYDDVLPRCDAVVHHGGTGIAYAAIRAGVPALVVPHDFDQPDNAVRLAVAGAGALTRAPLGSARAARRLREVLAMDRTRLAGLTRALAGYDPVGATERVLLDLARSRPAPR from the coding sequence GTGAGGGTGCTGCTCGCCGCGCCGCCGTTCGCGGGTCACCTGCACCCGGTGCTCGAGCTCGCGGTCGGGCTGCGACGGCGCGGGCACGACGTCGTCGTCACGACCGGCGCCGGCCGGGCCGACCTCGTCCGGGGGGTCGGGCTCGACGTCGAGCCGCTGTTCCCCGACGATCCGGAGGCCTTCGAGCGCGTCGCCAACCCCGGCGTGCGGGTGGGTTCCCACCCCGTCCGGCTCACGCGGCAGCTCCGCGCCAACCTCGCGCTCCTGCCGCGGGCGCGGGCCGAGCTCGACGCGATCACCGAGCGCGTGCGGCCCGACGTCGTCGTCGCCGACTTCACCGCGCCGGTCGCGGGATACGCTGCGCTGGACCGGGGCATCCCGTGGGTGACGGTGTGCCCGTCGCCGTGCGCGATCGAGACCCGGACCGGGACGCCGTCCTACCTCGGCGGGTGGCGGCCGCCGCGGACGGCGCTCGGCCGGGCGCGCGACGCCGTCGGCCGGCGCGCCGTGCGCCTGGGGAAGCTCGGGATGCAGCGCGCGCTGGCGCGGGACTTCGAGCAGGCCGGTGCCCGGGTCTACCGCGAGGACGGCTCGGAGTACGCCTACTCCCCGCACGCGATCCTCGGCCTCGGCATGAGCGAGGTCGAGCTGCCGCGGGACTGGCCGGCCGCGTTCCGGATGGTGGGACCGCTCACGGCGTCGCCGGTGCGGGTGCCGCCGGTCGAGCTGCCGTCGCTCCCGCCGGGGCGCTCGCGGGTGCTCGTGACGCTCGGGACGCACCTGGACTGGGCGAAGCGCGACCTGCTCGCGCGGGTGCGCGCGCTGCGGGACCGGGTGGCGGGGCTGGACGTCGTCGTCGGGCTGGGCGATGCGGCCGGCGGCCGCGGGCTCACGGTCGTCGAGCCGGGTCTCGCGGTGGTCGGGTACGTCGACTACGACGACGTGCTGCCCCGGTGCGACGCCGTCGTCCACCACGGCGGGACCGGCATCGCCTACGCGGCGATCCGGGCGGGCGTGCCGGCCCTCGTCGTCCCGCACGACTTCGACCAGCCGGACAACGCCGTCCGGCTCGCCGTCGCGGGCGCGGGAGCGCTGACCCGGGCGCCGCTCGGCTCGGCGCGCGCCGCTCGTCGGCTGCGCGAGGTGCTGGCGATGGACCGGACGCGCCTCGCGGGGCTGACCCGGGCGCTCGCCGGCTACGACCCGGTGGGAGCGACCGAGCGGGTCCTCCTCGACCTCGCGCGGTCGCGGCCCGCGCCTCGCTGA
- a CDS encoding F390 synthetase-related protein, which yields MRARVLGHYLAARRRVAPDHFRDRAALEAHQLRLLRRVLARAPRRYAYYADLGTGPAGRPAELSDLPVLDKPDVLRHFAGLNRRGLSLAECLAAARAAETGRDFTTTLGGLSVGLSSGTSGQQTAFLTSPAERDRWAGEVLARALPRGLLAGARVTLVLRAGGPLYESVDGGRVSFSFVDLALPPDRLVASVVAARPTVLVAPPSVLRMVAREWGGRPAPERVLSAAEVLEPADAAEITAGLGVRVDQVYQAAEGFLGMSCREGTLHLAEDLVLVEREPGGDGWNRRDDGDDGEDGEDGRFVPVVTDLVRSSQAVLRRRLGDVLVPGTCGCGDVRLAVREIVGRSDDALLLPRADDPATRAPFYPDFVRAAVLAAPGVADFRVVQEADDAGGPAGPLVRLAVEPRETFDAAAASLRERIGRAGLVPPTIVPMAFEPHDRLRKLRRVRRA from the coding sequence GTGAGGGCACGGGTGCTCGGGCACTACCTCGCGGCTCGGCGCCGCGTCGCGCCGGACCACTTCCGCGACCGGGCGGCGCTGGAGGCGCACCAGCTCCGGCTCCTGCGGCGGGTGCTCGCCCGCGCGCCGCGGCGGTACGCCTACTACGCCGATCTCGGCACCGGCCCGGCCGGGCGGCCGGCCGAGCTGTCCGACCTGCCCGTGCTGGACAAGCCCGACGTCCTGCGTCACTTCGCCGGGCTCAACCGGCGCGGGCTCTCGCTCGCCGAGTGCCTCGCGGCGGCTCGCGCGGCGGAGACCGGGCGCGACTTCACGACGACGCTCGGCGGGCTGTCGGTCGGGCTCTCCTCGGGCACGTCCGGACAGCAGACCGCGTTCCTCACCTCCCCCGCCGAGCGAGACCGCTGGGCCGGCGAGGTGCTGGCCAGGGCGCTGCCGCGCGGCCTGCTCGCCGGCGCCCGGGTCACGCTCGTGCTGCGGGCCGGCGGACCGCTGTACGAGAGCGTCGACGGCGGACGGGTCTCGTTCTCGTTCGTCGACCTCGCCCTGCCGCCGGACCGGCTCGTCGCGTCGGTCGTCGCCGCGCGCCCGACGGTCCTCGTCGCGCCGCCGTCGGTGCTCCGGATGGTGGCGCGGGAGTGGGGCGGGCGGCCCGCGCCCGAGCGCGTCCTCTCGGCGGCCGAGGTGCTGGAGCCCGCCGACGCGGCGGAGATCACGGCCGGGCTCGGGGTCCGGGTCGACCAGGTGTACCAGGCGGCGGAGGGGTTCCTCGGGATGAGCTGCCGGGAGGGCACGCTGCACCTGGCGGAGGACCTCGTGCTCGTCGAGCGGGAGCCCGGCGGGGACGGCTGGAACCGTCGGGACGACGGAGACGACGGGGAAGACGGGGAAGACGGCCGGTTCGTGCCGGTCGTGACGGACCTCGTGCGCTCCTCCCAGGCCGTCCTGCGCCGCCGCCTCGGCGACGTCCTCGTGCCCGGGACGTGCGGCTGCGGCGACGTCCGGCTGGCCGTCCGGGAGATCGTCGGGCGCTCGGACGACGCCCTGCTCCTCCCCCGCGCCGACGATCCCGCGACGCGGGCGCCGTTCTACCCCGACTTCGTGCGGGCGGCGGTGCTCGCGGCTCCGGGCGTCGCCGACTTCCGGGTGGTGCAGGAGGCGGACGACGCGGGTGGGCCCGCCGGGCCGCTCGTCCGGCTCGCCGTCGAGCCGCGCGAGACGTTCGACGCGGCGGCGGCGAGCCTGCGGGAGCGGATCGGCCGGGCCGGGCTGGTGCCGCCGACGATCGTCCCGATGGCGTTCGAGCCGCACGACCGGCTGCGCAAGCTCCGCCGGGTCCGTCGCGCCTGA